The following nucleotide sequence is from Mucilaginibacter sp. cycad4.
CCGCCGCCAAAAGCCGGCATCCGGCTTGTACGGGTATGTTTTCCTAACGCTCCTGAAATTACATTTATAGCTTCCATTTTTTTAAATTTTATAAATAACTCAACCACCATTTTCCTTTGTTGGCCTGTTTGTAAGCATCATAGCGCTTGCATAAAGGATACAGGGCCTATTACTATTCCAATCCAAACAAGATAAGCAACAGGCAATGAAAACCCGTAGCCCTTCAGGTTTGTTGTGAACCAGATAGGTTGCTTCAGGAACCAGATCTTCCAGTCCTGCCCGGGAGTTAATGCTGATGCGATGATTGCTATCAGATGTATTATATAAATATGAATAAGGTAATAGAACATAGGCACCCTGCCATATACTGAAACTACTTTTACAACAACTCCTTTTGATTTTTCGGTAAATGACAGGAACAGAAATGCCGCACCCAGCGTTAACAGCAGGTACAACAATGATGGCGGATATTTATTTACCTTAATAAATGACAGGATGGTAAATAATGTATTTTTCTGTACGCTCCATTTCACCGGATCTCCGTATAGGTTGGTATAACGTAATACAATAAACAAAACAATACAAGTGGCGCCGGCTATCAATAAGTTTCTTTGCCTTTTGCTAATGTCATAGCCCGCCGTATACCATCCCCCTAAACAATAACCTAATGACATAACCGCCATTAGCGGAACAATGGGATACCCTACCAATAAAATTTCCTTATGCCAGGTAAAAAACTGCTGTTCATGAAGCAGCGACCAGCCAAAAGCCGGCAGAGTGCTCCCCGGCACATGAACGCCGTCTAAAAGATTATGCCCCAATATGATTATAACGCTAATGCCCAGGATCAATTTTTTTGGCAAATGGATCAACGCTGCCAGCACTATCATACTTAAACCTAATGCCCATATGGTGATAAAGAAAAACATAGGGAACGTGATGTTAAAGTTCCAGCCGAAGTTAATCACGAACATTTCGAGAAATATGAGCCACAATCCCCGTTTTACCAGGAATATGGATAACTCTCTTTTAGTTTTCTTTTGCCCGATAAGGTATGCCGATGTTCCTGCAAGCAGCATAAATATCGGGGCGCAAAAATGAGTGATCCACCTGGTGAAAAATAATATGCCGCTTGTTTTGGTAAGGTCAAGCGGATCATAAAAAAATGATCCGGAGTATAAATAGTCCCTCACATGATCAAGGGCCATAATGATCATGATAGTGCCCCGGAGAAAGTCAATAGAGGTTATCCGGTTTTTTATAATTGCGTTCATTCAGGTTTTTGAAGATGAAGGTACTTATTTAAATAGATAGATTTAACAAATGCTTGTTTCTTGACAATGGTATTAAAGAGCATTACCCATTTTCGATGCATGATGGATCTTTTGAATTATCGTTTTTATGTAACTATTTTAACTAAACTAATGTCTTTTAATTATGAAACTACTAAAGGCATTCTTTTTAACCTTATTCACATTGTTTCTATCTGCCTTTGCCAATGCGCAAACCGGGGGTGGTAAAATTTCAGGAACGGTTTTAGATGATGCAAAAAAACCGCTTGACGGTGCAACTGTGACCTTACTTTTCGCAAAAGATTCGACAGTTGTAAGTACCCGGCTTGCCCGTCCGGATGGCGGCTTCACCTTTCAAAATTTAAAAGATGATACATACCTGGTTAAGGCAACCTATATGGGCTATAAAAACTACCGGAGCGGCCCTGTAGTTGTTAATCAGCAACAACCGGTTAATTTACCGGCATTTACTTTATCGTTAGCCGGAAAAACATTGAATGAAGTAGCTATAACCGGTCAAAAATCTTACGTTCAGCAAAAAATTGACCGCACAATAGTTAATGTAGGCGCGTTGATATCCAATACCGGCGCCAATGCTTTGGAAGTGCTGTCGAAAACGCCAGGTGTACAAATAGATGCCGATGGCAATATTACCTTTAAGGGAAAAAGCGGGGTACTGGTAATGATAGATGATAAACCAACTTATCTTTCGGCTGCAAACCTGGCCACGTACCTGCGTTCCTTACCATCTTCGTCTTTGGACCAAATAGAGCTGATGGATAATCCGCCGGCCAAGTACGATGCGGCAGGCAATGCAGGAGTAATCAATATCAAAACTAAAAAAAACAACACCAGGGGGTTTAATGCGGTAGCATCTGCCGATTACGCGCTGGGTTTTTATTACCGCAATAATGAAAGTATCAACCTTAACTACCGTATCGACAAAATTAACCTGTTTGCTAACCTTGCTTACAATAAACAAAAAACCTACAGGAGGCTTGAAATTGACCGGGATTATTTTGATATGAACGGCGACCAAACCTCCTCGCTAAAAGATATTTCCTATTTCAGGCCGGCAAGCAACAATACCAATATTAAAGCCGGGATGGATTATTATGCATCGCCGAAAACAACCTGGGGAGTGGTGTTTACCGGCACCTTATCGCACTATCATGACAGCAGCCCGGTAAACAGCCTGTTATATGGCAAAACCGGCGAATTAGATTCAACTATCAATACCCTCAACACCTCCAAAAACAGCTTTAAAAGCGGAGGCGTCAACGTAAATTATACTCATAAGTTTGACAGTGCCGGCAGGGTGTTTACGTTTGACCTGGATTATATCCGCGATGTATCGGGCAGTAATCAGTTGTTTGTAAATAATACCTTTTTGCCCGATGGTACCTTAACAAACTCAACCATGCTGAGTGATAATTTACCTGCTACTATCAATATCTACTCTGCAAAAGCTGATTATTCCCATCCGCTCAAAGGCAAAGCAAAACTGGAGGCCGGCGTTAAGAGCAGCTATGTAAATACGGATAATGCCGCCAATTATTTTAATGTGATTGATAATGTAAACACTATTGATTATAACAACACCAATCGGTTTTTATATAAAGAGAATATAAATGCTGCCTATATTAATTTCAATAAAAAATTCGGCCGGTTCGCATTACAAACCGGCCTGCGGTTAGAGAACACGAATGGTAACGGGCATCAATTGGGTAATGCCCAAAGGGCCGACTCTTCCTTTGTTAATCATTATACAAACTTGTTTCCAACCGCGTATTTTTCCTACAATCTCGATACAGCAGGACATAAAGTGTTGGTTATTTCGTATGGCCGCCGGATAGGCCGGCCGAATTATGGAAGTTTAAACCCCTTTACCTTTTTTGTAGACAAGTTTACCTATTTTTCAGGCAACCCCTTCCTGAAACCACAGTTTACCGATAATTATAAACTGGCCTATAGTTTCAAAAGCCTGTTTACCGTTGCGGTTGCATACAATTATACCACCGATGTTCAAAATGAAACTATTCACAAAAGCGGCAACGTATTCATCAGTACCACCGGTAATATAGGACAACGAAAAACACTGGATTTTTCTGTTAATACCAATTTTCAGCCGGCCAAATGGTGGTCGGTTAATTTATATGCCGAGGTATATAATAACACGTACCAGGGTATGTTTTACTCCGGCTACCTTCATGAATCTCAAAGTACATTTAGCGGCAATGGCAATAACCAGTTCACCCTATCAAAAACCTGGAGTGCCGAACTAAGCGGCTTTTATGATAGCGGAGGCACTTATGGCCAGTTTGTTACGATACCCAAAGGCATGCTCAATGCCGCTATTCAGAAAAAAATATTGAATAACAAAGGTTCAATCAAATTAAATGCACGGGATATCTTTCACTCGTTTCGCCCAAGTGGTACCATTACCAATATTGAGGGAGCCCATGCAACCTTCCATAATTTTTTAGATACCCGGGTGGTAACCCTTGCCTTTAACTATAGTTTCGGTAAACTAACAAACGTACCCCAAAAGCGTAATACCGGCGGCGCCGATAGTGAACAAAACAGGGCGCATTAGTTTTAATACAGCTTGTTTTTTAGGTAATGATGTCCATATTCAACTATCAAACGCAAAAGCCTCAAGACTTCGACCTGAGGCTTTTGATTTACTGGTAGCGGGACTAATGTCGAACCGCCTGGTTGCAAGTATCAGACTTATATCCGCAATAAATTAGATATCGCAAGTCCGATTTATCGGCATAGAATCTTAAAAAATCATGAACTCTCTAAGTGTTACATCTTCCCTGTTAATCTTAACTGGTGCTTTTAATTATTCCTTAAACTTTTAACCGGATTTGCCAAAGCAGCTCTTCCGGTTTGAAAAACAGACACCAAAAGAGCAGTGAAAAACATAATTACTCCGCTCATTACAAATAGCCACCAGCTTATTGGAGTACGCTCGGCAAAATTTTGCAGCCATTTGTTCATAGCAAACCACGCCATTGGCATAACCACAACAAAAGAAACTACAACCAACCAGGCTATTTCTGATGATAACAGCCTTACAATTTGCATAACAGATGCTCCAAGCACTTTACGTATGCCAATTTCTTTTGTGCGCCGGTTGGTATTGAAAATAGTCAACCCTAATAAACCAAGGCAGCTGATCAATATGGACAGACCGGTTGCCCACGTAAGTAATTTAGAAGTACGTTGCTCACTTTTATAAAAGCGGGCAATTTCTTCATCAAAAAAATGATAGTCAAATTCAATATCTGGATAAACCTCTTTCCAGGCTTTTTGCATGCTACTTATCGCTTTGTTCCAGTCGGTGCTGCCGGCTGGCTGCGGCTTTAGCAGGATATGGAAAAAGTTATCATTAAACTGATAGTGAGGCGCCTGCATAGAGATAGGCAAAATGGGGTCGCGTAATGACTTTTGATTAAAATCGGCAACCACACCTACAATCATTCTCTTGTTGCCTTCATACTCAAAAGATTTACCTATCGCATCTGCGGGGGTTAGAAAGCCTAAAATATGTATGTATTTTTCATTTACCAATACTGCGGTCATTGAATCCGCAGGCATTAGGTTGCGTCCTGCCAATAGTTTAATATGGTAAACCTTAAGGTAATTTTCGTCCCCGTTTCTTTGTTGCAAGGAGGTTTTTATCTCCCCCTTTTCGTCTTTGTAGGTTACTTCCCAGGCCCTGATATTTTCAGCCGCGGGAGGTTCACTGCCAATGCTCATCATTTCAATTTGTGGGATACGGCTTATTTTATCTTTAAATAACTGTTGTTTATTGGAGTTTATCGTACTGCGTGGAGTTTCAATATTGATGATGGCATCTTTCTTAAACCCAAGATCTTTGTGCAGCGCGTAAAAAACCTGTTTGTTAACGAGCAATGTTGTCATTATAAAAAACTGTGCAATTACGAATTGCGTAACAGATAATGTTTTACGCAACAGGATTCCGCTGCTGTTCCCCATATTATTACTTGTCGAGCTGTTTAATATCGATATAGGTTTGTAACCCGAAAGGATAATTGCCGGGTACAAACCGGCCAGCAAGGTTACAGTTATGAGCAATGCCAATAAAAACAGGAGCAGGTTGCTATCTAAATAGTTAAGGGATAAATCCGGCGGTGTAAAATCGGCAAATAATTGCAGAATTAGCGGAGTTAAAGCAAACGCAATACAGATGGCAAAAAATGTAACAATAAAAGTCTCACTTAAAAATTGCACAATGAGTTGTCCTCTGCTACTTCCCATCGTTTTGCGGATACCAATTTCTTTTGCCCTTTGCGTAGCCTGCGCTGTAGAAAGATTGATGAAGTTGATACAGCCTAATAGCAACAGGAAACCAGCAACCACCAGCAAGCTATAAAGAGCTGTTTTGTTTGCTCTTCTGCCCTTGTTGAAATTGGCGTAATCCTGGTTGAAATGCAAATCTTTCAAAGGCTGCAGGTGCTCCGTTTGGCCATCGCCAGGTCTAAACCCCTTGTTATATTTATTTAGCAGTACATTGATCTGTTTTTCTATATTAGCAGTATTGGCGTGTTCATCAATTTTGACAAATAGCTGCCAAACCATATTTGACCATTCGGTTAACCTGGCCATGCTTTTTAAATCGGCATTATTCAGGCATGTACTGTAAGATAAAAAATCTTTGAAATAGAAGTCGGTGTTATTATCCGGAGTTTGAATTATCCCCGAAACGGTAGTTTTAATACTGTCATATATCACTGTTTTACCTAACAACTGGTTGTATGGGATATTAGGAAAATACTTCTGGGCTTGAGATGAAGTGAGTACAACCTGGTAAGGTTTTTCAAGTGCCGTCTGCGATGAACCGGCTAACCACTTGTAAGTAAAAAGTGCGAAATATTCATTATTGGCTAATACAATGTTACTTTCCTTTCTGAACTTCACAGGTGACTCCGTATTATCCGGAATCAATACAT
It contains:
- a CDS encoding heparan-alpha-glucosaminide N-acetyltransferase domain-containing protein, which produces MNAIIKNRITSIDFLRGTIMIIMALDHVRDYLYSGSFFYDPLDLTKTSGILFFTRWITHFCAPIFMLLAGTSAYLIGQKKTKRELSIFLVKRGLWLIFLEMFVINFGWNFNITFPMFFFITIWALGLSMIVLAALIHLPKKLILGISVIIILGHNLLDGVHVPGSTLPAFGWSLLHEQQFFTWHKEILLVGYPIVPLMAVMSLGYCLGGWYTAGYDISKRQRNLLIAGATCIVLFIVLRYTNLYGDPVKWSVQKNTLFTILSFIKVNKYPPSLLYLLLTLGAAFLFLSFTEKSKGVVVKVVSVYGRVPMFYYLIHIYIIHLIAIIASALTPGQDWKIWFLKQPIWFTTNLKGYGFSLPVAYLVWIGIVIGPVSFMQAL
- a CDS encoding outer membrane beta-barrel protein; this translates as MKLLKAFFLTLFTLFLSAFANAQTGGGKISGTVLDDAKKPLDGATVTLLFAKDSTVVSTRLARPDGGFTFQNLKDDTYLVKATYMGYKNYRSGPVVVNQQQPVNLPAFTLSLAGKTLNEVAITGQKSYVQQKIDRTIVNVGALISNTGANALEVLSKTPGVQIDADGNITFKGKSGVLVMIDDKPTYLSAANLATYLRSLPSSSLDQIELMDNPPAKYDAAGNAGVINIKTKKNNTRGFNAVASADYALGFYYRNNESINLNYRIDKINLFANLAYNKQKTYRRLEIDRDYFDMNGDQTSSLKDISYFRPASNNTNIKAGMDYYASPKTTWGVVFTGTLSHYHDSSPVNSLLYGKTGELDSTINTLNTSKNSFKSGGVNVNYTHKFDSAGRVFTFDLDYIRDVSGSNQLFVNNTFLPDGTLTNSTMLSDNLPATINIYSAKADYSHPLKGKAKLEAGVKSSYVNTDNAANYFNVIDNVNTIDYNNTNRFLYKENINAAYINFNKKFGRFALQTGLRLENTNGNGHQLGNAQRADSSFVNHYTNLFPTAYFSYNLDTAGHKVLVISYGRRIGRPNYGSLNPFTFFVDKFTYFSGNPFLKPQFTDNYKLAYSFKSLFTVAVAYNYTTDVQNETIHKSGNVFISTTGNIGQRKTLDFSVNTNFQPAKWWSVNLYAEVYNNTYQGMFYSGYLHESQSTFSGNGNNQFTLSKTWSAELSGFYDSGGTYGQFVTIPKGMLNAAIQKKILNNKGSIKLNARDIFHSFRPSGTITNIEGAHATFHNFLDTRVVTLAFNYSFGKLTNVPQKRNTGGADSEQNRAH
- a CDS encoding ABC transporter permease codes for the protein MKKSYLKIALRNLGARKFFTFINIVGLSVGISAALAIFVIVNFDLSFDKFHQDSERIFRLVTDLSYMDKVVARVGLVNGPLPATIKAEVPGIKIVAPFLEIKETDVLIPDNTESPVKFRKESNIVLANNEYFALFTYKWLAGSSQTALEKPYQVVLTSSQAQKYFPNIPYNQLLGKTVIYDSIKTTVSGIIQTPDNNTDFYFKDFLSYSTCLNNADLKSMARLTEWSNMVWQLFVKIDEHANTANIEKQINVLLNKYNKGFRPGDGQTEHLQPLKDLHFNQDYANFNKGRRANKTALYSLLVVAGFLLLLGCINFINLSTAQATQRAKEIGIRKTMGSSRGQLIVQFLSETFIVTFFAICIAFALTPLILQLFADFTPPDLSLNYLDSNLLLFLLALLITVTLLAGLYPAIILSGYKPISILNSSTSNNMGNSSGILLRKTLSVTQFVIAQFFIMTTLLVNKQVFYALHKDLGFKKDAIINIETPRSTINSNKQQLFKDKISRIPQIEMMSIGSEPPAAENIRAWEVTYKDEKGEIKTSLQQRNGDENYLKVYHIKLLAGRNLMPADSMTAVLVNEKYIHILGFLTPADAIGKSFEYEGNKRMIVGVVADFNQKSLRDPILPISMQAPHYQFNDNFFHILLKPQPAGSTDWNKAISSMQKAWKEVYPDIEFDYHFFDEEIARFYKSEQRTSKLLTWATGLSILISCLGLLGLTIFNTNRRTKEIGIRKVLGASVMQIVRLLSSEIAWLVVVSFVVVMPMAWFAMNKWLQNFAERTPISWWLFVMSGVIMFFTALLVSVFQTGRAALANPVKSLRNN